A stretch of the Amycolatopsis sp. BJA-103 genome encodes the following:
- a CDS encoding cytochrome P450 family protein, with protein sequence MSDVPEIHLTDPEVLRDPFTAYSPVRERSPIAKLVAPGLEMWAILRHEEARKMLSDPRFALSPASYQRMEIPEHCRPYMRSMQEVEGPEHVRLRRLVAPAFTPRKAAALRPGIERLVDDLLDSLAGEERIDLVTAFARPLPVDVICALVGIAEADRPRWREYGTMVAAGDGPGLSKAVPAIVEDSLAAIEKRKLEPAEDVVSQLLQIQAEDGDRLSETELVALVWQLVLGGQVPGNLIANAVEILLSHPAQLAELREDPALMPGAVEELMRWCSPQLLTVPRITTTDVRIGDVAIPEGAPVTVAIAAVNRDPRAFPEPDVFDIRRAAGPAWHLAFAHGPHFCLGASLARVQTEVALTALLRRFPDLALADGLLRIPDPGTWRLNALPVTLHATVAN encoded by the coding sequence TTGTCCGACGTTCCCGAGATCCACCTGACCGACCCTGAGGTCCTGCGCGATCCATTCACCGCGTACAGCCCGGTCCGCGAGCGCTCCCCGATCGCCAAGCTCGTCGCGCCGGGGCTCGAAATGTGGGCGATCCTGCGCCACGAAGAGGCGCGGAAGATGCTGAGCGACCCGCGCTTCGCGCTGAGCCCGGCCAGCTACCAGCGAATGGAGATCCCCGAGCACTGCCGTCCGTACATGCGGAGCATGCAGGAGGTCGAAGGCCCGGAACACGTCCGGCTCCGGCGCCTCGTGGCCCCCGCGTTCACCCCGCGCAAGGCCGCCGCGCTCCGTCCGGGGATCGAGCGGCTCGTGGACGACCTCCTCGACAGCCTCGCCGGAGAAGAGCGGATCGACCTGGTCACGGCCTTCGCGCGCCCGCTTCCGGTCGACGTGATCTGCGCCTTGGTCGGCATCGCCGAAGCGGACCGCCCACGCTGGCGCGAGTACGGGACGATGGTCGCGGCGGGCGACGGCCCGGGACTCTCGAAGGCGGTCCCGGCGATCGTCGAGGACTCGCTCGCCGCCATCGAGAAACGGAAGCTCGAGCCCGCCGAGGACGTCGTCTCGCAACTTCTTCAGATCCAGGCCGAAGACGGCGACAGGCTCAGCGAAACCGAACTGGTCGCCTTGGTCTGGCAACTGGTCCTGGGCGGTCAGGTGCCCGGCAACCTCATCGCCAACGCCGTCGAAATCCTGCTCTCCCACCCCGCACAGCTGGCCGAGCTCCGCGAAGACCCGGCTCTCATGCCCGGCGCGGTCGAGGAACTGATGCGCTGGTGCAGCCCGCAACTCCTGACGGTCCCCCGCATCACCACCACGGACGTCCGGATCGGCGACGTCGCGATCCCCGAAGGAGCACCGGTCACCGTCGCGATCGCCGCGGTGAACCGGGATCCGAGGGCGTTCCCCGAACCGGACGTCTTCGACATCCGGCGCGCGGCGGGGCCCGCCTGGCACCTGGCGTTCGCGCACGGACCGCATTTCTGTCTCGGCGCCTCGCTGGCCAGGGTCCAGACCGAAGTCGCGCTCACCGCGCTACTGCGCCGTTTTCCCGATCTGGCGCTCGCCGACGGCCTGCTGCGGATCCCGGATCCGGGCACCTGGCGGTTGAACGCACTGCCGGTCACGCTGCATGCGACGGTTGCAAACTGA
- a CDS encoding SRPBCC family protein, translated as MSTITEMVDVDVPVKTAYNQWTQFESFPQFMEGVEEIRQVDATHTHWVTKFGGVSREFDATITEQHPDERVAWTSDSGPDHAGVITFHRLDDNKTRVTAQMEIDPEGFAENVADKLGILDRRVKGDMKRFKEFIESRGHESGAWRGDVDRPGS; from the coding sequence ATGAGCACGATCACCGAAATGGTCGACGTCGACGTACCGGTCAAGACCGCGTACAACCAGTGGACCCAGTTCGAGTCCTTCCCGCAGTTCATGGAAGGTGTCGAGGAGATCCGCCAGGTCGACGCGACCCACACCCACTGGGTGACCAAGTTCGGTGGTGTGAGCCGGGAATTCGACGCGACCATCACCGAACAGCATCCCGACGAGCGCGTCGCGTGGACGTCGGACTCCGGTCCCGACCACGCGGGCGTCATCACCTTCCATCGCCTGGACGACAACAAGACGCGTGTCACGGCGCAGATGGAGATCGATCCGGAGGGCTTCGCCGAGAACGTCGCCGACAAGCTCGGCATCCTTGACCGCCGGGTCAAGGGCGACATGAAGCGGTTCAAGGAGTTCATCGAGAGCCGCGGTCATGAGTCCGGCGCGTGGCGCGGTGACGTGGACCGTCCCGGCAGCTGA
- a CDS encoding NAD(P)/FAD-dependent oxidoreductase codes for MRVVIIGGGFAGYNAAKTLLKSAGDDTEIVVLNPTDYFLYLPLLPEVAAGILEPRRISVSIPGTLRGVRLVLGTATSVDFDGRSVRYTDPEDREHEIGYDRLVLAAGSVNKLLPIPGVPEYAHGFRGLAEALYLRDHVTRQIELAASAEDPAERDARCTFVVVGAGYTGTEVAAQGPAFTAALAARHPELDGQKIRWLLLDVAGRVLPELDRRLGATADEVLRARGVEVLMKTSVDNADAKGVTLTSGESVPTRTLVWCVGVRPDPLIEDLGLETAKGRLVVTTQLNVPGRRDVYACGDAAAVPDLTRPGEYTPMTAQHAERQGRLAGRNVAASLGHGSHGTYRHHDLGFVVDLGGHQAAANPLHIPLSGLAAKAVTRGYHLLAMPGNRLRTATDWALEAVTKRQTVQLGLVRSAAVPLDTGSPEPPRH; via the coding sequence ATGCGCGTAGTCATCATCGGAGGCGGGTTCGCCGGTTACAACGCCGCCAAAACCCTGCTCAAGTCGGCCGGCGACGACACCGAGATCGTCGTGCTGAACCCGACCGACTACTTCCTCTACCTTCCCCTGCTGCCCGAAGTCGCCGCCGGGATCCTGGAACCGCGGCGGATTTCGGTCTCCATCCCCGGCACCCTGCGGGGCGTGCGCCTCGTGCTCGGCACCGCGACCTCGGTCGATTTCGACGGCCGCAGCGTGCGTTACACCGACCCCGAGGACCGCGAGCACGAAATCGGCTACGACCGCCTCGTCCTCGCCGCGGGCAGCGTCAACAAGTTGTTGCCGATCCCCGGCGTGCCCGAGTACGCCCATGGCTTCCGCGGTCTTGCCGAGGCGCTCTACCTGCGGGATCACGTCACCCGGCAGATAGAGCTCGCGGCCTCCGCCGAAGATCCGGCCGAACGCGACGCGCGCTGCACGTTCGTCGTGGTCGGCGCCGGCTACACCGGAACCGAAGTCGCCGCCCAGGGGCCGGCGTTCACCGCCGCGCTCGCCGCCCGGCACCCCGAACTGGACGGCCAGAAGATCCGCTGGCTGCTGCTGGACGTGGCCGGACGTGTCCTGCCGGAACTCGACCGCAGGCTCGGCGCCACCGCGGACGAGGTGTTGCGGGCGCGCGGCGTCGAGGTGCTGATGAAGACGTCGGTCGACAACGCCGACGCGAAGGGCGTCACGCTCACCTCCGGCGAATCCGTGCCGACCCGCACCCTCGTCTGGTGCGTCGGGGTCCGGCCGGATCCGCTGATCGAGGACCTGGGACTGGAGACGGCCAAGGGCAGGCTCGTCGTCACCACGCAACTCAACGTCCCCGGACGACGCGACGTCTACGCGTGCGGCGACGCGGCCGCCGTCCCGGATCTGACCAGACCGGGCGAATACACGCCGATGACGGCCCAGCACGCCGAGCGGCAGGGCAGGCTCGCCGGGCGGAACGTCGCCGCGTCACTGGGACACGGCTCGCACGGCACCTACCGGCACCACGATCTCGGCTTCGTCGTCGACCTCGGCGGTCATCAGGCCGCGGCGAATCCCTTGCACATCCCCCTTTCCGGGCTCGCCGCCAAGGCGGTCACGCGGGGGTACCACCTGCTGGCCATGCCGGGAAACCGGCTGCGCACCGCCACCGACTGGGCACTGGAGGCGGTGACGAAACGACAGACTGTCCAATTAGGACTCGTCAGGTCGGCGGCGGTACCGCTCGACACCGGCTCCCCGGAACCGCCCCGCCACTGA
- a CDS encoding DUF3618 domain-containing protein produces the protein MTDFPKNAEEARADRDVTREELTETLDALGQKLDVKTRVNDNLDAKVDQASAKISEKVSEPAADKFRQGTEVVRANPLPIFVGVFALLVTIRLIMRKRSSS, from the coding sequence ATGACCGATTTCCCCAAGAACGCGGAAGAAGCCCGCGCCGATCGCGATGTGACGCGTGAGGAGCTCACCGAAACCCTCGACGCCTTGGGTCAGAAACTCGACGTCAAAACCCGGGTCAACGACAACCTCGACGCCAAAGTCGACCAGGCCAGCGCCAAGATCTCCGAAAAGGTCTCCGAGCCCGCGGCGGACAAGTTCCGTCAGGGCACCGAAGTCGTCCGTGCCAACCCCCTGCCGATCTTCGTCGGTGTTTTCGCACTGCTCGTGACGATCCGGCTGATCATGCGAAAGAGGTCTTCGTCGTGA
- a CDS encoding winged helix-turn-helix transcriptional regulator, with product MRADASTTPEQACSIAPVVDLVFSRWTTPILWALNEFGRQRFVELERRIGTITPKVLTQRLRQLERDGLLTRTYHAEVPPRVEYEISDLGRSLAPLFATLADWSAENLPKVEKARSVYDSDQLS from the coding sequence ATGCGCGCCGACGCTTCGACCACCCCGGAACAGGCCTGTTCGATCGCCCCGGTGGTCGACCTCGTCTTCAGTCGCTGGACGACGCCGATCCTGTGGGCGCTCAACGAATTCGGCAGGCAGCGGTTCGTCGAACTCGAGCGCCGGATCGGGACGATCACGCCGAAGGTGCTGACCCAGCGGCTGCGGCAACTGGAACGCGACGGACTCCTCACGCGGACCTATCACGCGGAGGTGCCGCCCCGGGTCGAGTACGAGATCAGCGACCTGGGCCGGAGCCTGGCGCCGCTGTTCGCGACCCTCGCGGACTGGTCGGCGGAGAACCTGCCGAAGGTGGAGAAGGCCCGGTCGGTCTACGACTCCGACCAGCTTTCTTGA
- a CDS encoding TetR/AcrR family transcriptional regulator, whose amino-acid sequence MSRVKEFDVDAACDAALELFWRQGYEATSVSDLVAGLGIGKASLYATFGTKHQLYLTALNRYIARGNERFVADFAGPGPALDGVRRLIERYVAEILDESGRKGCFVVNAAMEMLPKDPEVARVVERSWDALELALRMALSRAKAQGEIGPGADPEALAGFLLTVLQGMRVLGKGLDHAARVRATAKQAIAVLEAARQH is encoded by the coding sequence GTGTCCCGGGTGAAGGAATTCGACGTCGACGCGGCCTGCGATGCCGCGCTGGAACTGTTCTGGCGGCAGGGGTACGAGGCCACCTCGGTCAGTGATCTCGTCGCCGGACTCGGCATCGGCAAGGCCAGCCTCTACGCGACGTTCGGTACCAAGCATCAGCTGTACCTGACAGCCTTGAACCGCTACATCGCCCGGGGCAACGAGCGGTTCGTCGCGGACTTCGCCGGACCGGGGCCCGCCCTCGACGGCGTGCGGCGGCTCATCGAGCGCTATGTCGCCGAGATCCTCGACGAATCGGGGCGCAAAGGCTGTTTCGTGGTCAACGCCGCGATGGAAATGCTGCCGAAGGATCCCGAGGTCGCGCGCGTGGTCGAGCGCAGCTGGGACGCGCTCGAACTGGCGTTGCGGATGGCGTTGAGCCGGGCGAAGGCGCAGGGCGAAATCGGCCCCGGCGCCGATCCGGAAGCGCTCGCCGGGTTCCTGCTCACCGTCCTGCAGGGAATGCGGGTCCTGGGCAAGGGGCTGGATCACGCGGCACGCGTCCGGGCGACGGCGAAGCAGGCCATCGCGGTCCTCGAAGCCGCTCGTCAGCACTGA
- a CDS encoding phage holin family protein, whose product MIEKTEDRSVGELLSDLSDEVKRLVRDEMRLAVVELQGKGKRMGLGAGLFGVAGLFALFGLATLIAAVVLALALVMPAWLAAVVTGAGLLLIGGLSAIVGKKEIASATPPVPEEAIEGVRKDVDTVKQGVRS is encoded by the coding sequence ATGATCGAAAAGACCGAAGACCGGTCGGTCGGCGAATTGCTCTCCGACCTGAGTGACGAGGTCAAACGTCTCGTCCGCGACGAGATGCGGCTCGCCGTCGTCGAATTGCAGGGCAAGGGAAAGCGGATGGGACTCGGCGCCGGGTTGTTCGGCGTCGCCGGGCTGTTCGCGCTGTTCGGCCTGGCCACCCTCATCGCCGCGGTGGTACTGGCGCTCGCCCTGGTGATGCCCGCCTGGCTGGCCGCCGTGGTGACCGGCGCGGGACTGCTGCTGATAGGCGGACTTTCGGCCATCGTCGGCAAGAAGGAGATCGCGAGCGCGACACCGCCGGTGCCGGAAGAAGCCATCGAAGGCGTCCGCAAGGATGTCGACACCGTCAAGCAGGGAGTGCGCTCATGA
- a CDS encoding DUF4235 domain-containing protein — MNKVLYKPLNMVVSAAGGVLAGIAFKQIWKRVSGEEDAPNATDRDFTWTQVLVAAAAQGAIFGAVKAATERAGAIGYRKATGDWPTED, encoded by the coding sequence GTGAACAAGGTCCTATACAAGCCACTGAACATGGTCGTGAGCGCCGCGGGCGGTGTGCTCGCCGGGATCGCGTTCAAGCAGATCTGGAAACGCGTGAGCGGCGAGGAAGACGCGCCGAACGCCACGGACCGGGACTTCACCTGGACCCAGGTGCTCGTCGCGGCCGCTGCGCAGGGCGCGATCTTCGGGGCGGTGAAGGCGGCCACCGAACGGGCGGGCGCGATCGGCTACCGCAAGGCGACCGGCGACTGGCCCACCGAGGACTGA
- a CDS encoding LLM class F420-dependent oxidoreductase: MRHGIVLFTSDRGITPAAAAQAAEAAGFDAFHVPEHTHIPVKREAPHPRTGDASLPDDRYLRTLDPWVALATAASVTTRIRLATAVALPVESDPITLAKTIASLDHLSAGRVTLGVGFGWNVDELADHGVPGGKRRTVLREYLEAMRALWTDDEASYAGEFVSFGASWAWPKPAQAHIPVIVGAGGTEKTFRWIAKSADGWLTTPGDTDIEDKARRLREIWREEGRSGEPEISALGVRPDPENLAKLEAAGVTETIFGLPDRSPEEVEAWLQRLAGKLGLSAGNR; encoded by the coding sequence GTGAGACACGGGATAGTGCTGTTCACCAGTGACCGGGGCATCACTCCGGCGGCCGCCGCCCAGGCTGCGGAGGCCGCGGGCTTCGACGCCTTCCACGTGCCCGAACACACGCACATCCCGGTCAAACGGGAGGCCCCGCATCCGCGCACCGGCGATGCGTCGCTGCCCGACGATCGCTACCTGCGCACGCTGGACCCGTGGGTCGCGCTGGCCACGGCGGCGTCGGTGACCACGCGGATCCGGCTCGCGACGGCGGTCGCCCTCCCGGTCGAGAGCGATCCGATCACGCTGGCGAAGACGATCGCCAGCCTCGATCACCTCTCGGCCGGGCGGGTCACCCTCGGCGTCGGCTTCGGCTGGAACGTCGACGAACTGGCCGATCACGGCGTCCCCGGCGGCAAGCGGCGGACGGTCCTGCGCGAGTACCTGGAGGCGATGCGCGCGCTCTGGACGGACGACGAAGCCTCGTACGCGGGTGAGTTCGTCTCGTTCGGCGCGAGCTGGGCGTGGCCGAAACCGGCGCAAGCCCACATCCCGGTGATCGTCGGCGCGGGCGGGACGGAGAAGACGTTCCGCTGGATCGCGAAGTCCGCCGACGGCTGGCTCACCACCCCGGGCGACACGGACATCGAGGACAAGGCGCGGCGCCTGCGCGAGATCTGGCGCGAAGAGGGCCGCTCCGGCGAGCCGGAGATTTCGGCGCTCGGCGTCCGCCCGGATCCGGAGAACCTGGCCAAACTGGAGGCGGCCGGGGTCACCGAGACGATCTTCGGCCTCCCGGACCGGTCCCCCGAGGAGGTCGAAGCCTGGCTTCAGCGCCTCGCCGGGAAGCTCGGCCTCAGCGCTGGGAATCGATGA
- a CDS encoding GNAT family N-acetyltransferase, translating into MDLTTERLVVREWSEDDAEAALAIYGTTDVTRWLTPAMDRVTDAAAMRSVLQAWQQAQPNLVPPRGRWAVQRKEDGAVVGGLGIHLLPPYEEDLEISWQLHPDAWGEGYASEAARALLGWAFTQDTDEFFAVARPNNVRAIATAKRLGMVWVGETEKYYGLRLQVYRIRHTDVL; encoded by the coding sequence ATGGACTTGACCACCGAAAGGCTCGTCGTCCGCGAGTGGTCCGAGGACGACGCCGAAGCCGCTCTGGCGATCTACGGCACCACTGACGTGACCCGCTGGCTCACCCCGGCGATGGACCGGGTCACCGACGCCGCGGCCATGCGTTCGGTTCTGCAGGCCTGGCAGCAGGCGCAGCCCAATCTCGTGCCCCCGCGCGGAAGATGGGCGGTGCAGCGCAAGGAAGACGGCGCCGTCGTCGGCGGACTGGGCATCCATCTGCTGCCGCCGTACGAAGAGGACCTGGAGATCAGCTGGCAGCTGCATCCGGACGCCTGGGGCGAGGGCTACGCCTCCGAGGCCGCCCGTGCGCTGCTCGGCTGGGCGTTCACCCAGGACACGGACGAGTTCTTCGCCGTCGCGCGGCCGAACAACGTGCGCGCCATCGCGACCGCGAAACGGCTCGGAATGGTCTGGGTCGGGGAAACCGAGAAGTACTACGGGCTTCGCCTGCAGGTGTACCGGATCCGGCACACCGACGTCCTCTAG
- a CDS encoding glucose 1-dehydrogenase: MGKRFSGKVVLVTGGGSGIGRATAAAFAREGAQVVVSGRDGEKLRQTVKEIEAAGGAADAVTADVSVGTEVERLVTETVRRHGKLDVAFNNAGILGSPAPTADLDEDGFSAVVQTNLTGTWLSMKHEIAQMREGGGGVIVNMASNIGSHIRLPGMAAYAASKAAVDVLTRTAARDHIAEGIRINAVSPGATDTGMSFRPGDTEADRAERLGAVIPLGRIGAVEEIAAAVLWLASEESAYVVGHDIVLDGGASA, from the coding sequence GTGGGGAAGCGATTCAGCGGCAAGGTCGTCCTGGTCACCGGGGGAGGTTCCGGGATCGGCCGCGCCACGGCGGCGGCCTTCGCGCGCGAAGGCGCTCAGGTCGTCGTTTCGGGCCGGGACGGCGAGAAACTGCGCCAGACGGTGAAGGAGATCGAGGCCGCAGGCGGCGCGGCCGACGCGGTGACCGCCGACGTGAGTGTCGGCACCGAAGTCGAACGTCTCGTCACCGAGACCGTGCGGCGGCACGGGAAACTCGACGTCGCGTTCAACAACGCGGGCATTCTCGGCAGCCCCGCGCCGACCGCGGACCTCGACGAAGACGGCTTCAGCGCCGTCGTGCAGACCAACCTCACGGGGACCTGGCTGTCCATGAAGCACGAGATCGCGCAGATGCGGGAGGGCGGCGGGGGAGTCATCGTCAACATGGCGTCCAACATCGGCTCGCACATCCGCCTCCCCGGAATGGCCGCCTACGCCGCTTCGAAGGCCGCCGTGGACGTGCTGACCCGGACCGCCGCCCGCGACCACATCGCCGAGGGGATCCGGATCAACGCGGTGAGCCCCGGCGCCACCGACACCGGCATGTCGTTCCGGCCCGGTGACACCGAGGCCGACCGCGCCGAACGGCTCGGCGCGGTCATCCCGCTCGGCCGGATCGGCGCGGTCGAGGAGATCGCCGCGGCGGTGCTGTGGCTGGCCTCCGAGGAATCCGCGTACGTCGTGGGGCACGACATCGTCCTCGACGGTGGCGCGAGCGCCTGA
- a CDS encoding TetR/AcrR family transcriptional regulator — protein MVRLSRAETQERNRAKVLAAARDEFAEQGFRDAKIDVIAERAELTRGAVYSNFPGKRALYFAVLAELAEHSAGAPHAVPGETLQDALGALARARMAAFPLGEDQAGLARDLMPEVLADERIRRPFAQLVKLNGLLLGLALERLDPPERPEGAPVPRRVRLAETVLTVLHGAGQLAAADPGLVEPFDVVSAGERLAGLAFNDWWAPPVIAPAAQATDRPWSPPGAVDLVRAEPFVPADGVVVVLGTHRISAAEEAVRAHDGDVTVAVVTSEPDELVPLTRLIVAELCGGLRQAFPERAWPGVRVVCDVTGTLAASAGVLAVSDETEAAVRVEQGRIVATADGRGAGQAVSTTGEVSRVDDRR, from the coding sequence ATGGTCCGGCTGAGCAGGGCGGAGACGCAGGAGCGCAATCGCGCGAAGGTGCTGGCCGCCGCGCGCGACGAGTTCGCGGAGCAGGGCTTCCGCGACGCCAAGATCGACGTCATCGCCGAACGGGCGGAGCTCACCCGCGGCGCCGTCTACTCGAACTTCCCCGGGAAACGCGCGCTGTACTTCGCCGTCCTCGCCGAGCTTGCGGAACACTCCGCCGGAGCGCCGCACGCCGTGCCGGGCGAGACGCTCCAGGACGCGCTGGGGGCGCTGGCCAGGGCGAGAATGGCGGCGTTTCCCCTGGGTGAGGACCAGGCGGGCCTCGCGCGCGACCTGATGCCGGAGGTACTCGCGGACGAGCGGATCCGGCGCCCGTTCGCGCAGCTGGTCAAGCTCAACGGGCTGTTGCTCGGGCTCGCGCTGGAGCGGCTCGACCCGCCGGAACGCCCGGAGGGCGCGCCGGTACCACGTCGTGTCCGGCTCGCGGAGACCGTGCTGACCGTGCTGCACGGGGCGGGCCAGCTGGCGGCCGCCGATCCAGGTCTCGTCGAACCTTTCGACGTCGTGAGCGCCGGCGAACGGCTGGCGGGGCTGGCCTTCAACGACTGGTGGGCGCCGCCGGTGATCGCGCCCGCCGCGCAGGCCACCGATCGGCCGTGGTCACCGCCCGGGGCCGTGGACCTCGTCCGTGCCGAACCGTTCGTGCCCGCCGACGGCGTGGTCGTCGTGCTCGGCACCCATCGGATCTCCGCGGCCGAGGAGGCCGTCCGGGCCCACGATGGCGACGTCACCGTCGCCGTCGTGACCAGCGAGCCCGACGAACTCGTCCCGCTGACCCGGCTGATCGTCGCGGAGTTGTGCGGCGGTCTGCGGCAGGCCTTCCCGGAGCGGGCGTGGCCGGGCGTGCGTGTGGTGTGCGACGTGACCGGGACACTGGCCGCGTCGGCGGGGGTGCTCGCGGTCAGCGACGAGACCGAGGCCGCGGTCCGCGTCGAGCAGGGCCGGATCGTCGCCACGGCGGACGGGCGCGGCGCGGGGCAGGCCGTCTCGACGACGGGCGAAGTGTCCCGTGTGGACGATCGCCGCTAG